The Macaca nemestrina isolate mMacNem1 chromosome 17, mMacNem.hap1, whole genome shotgun sequence genome contains the following window.
AACACAGATTAGCACTATATTCCAGGAAAGGGGTGagttatttttggtttctttaaaTCTTAGGCATCTTGGTAAAACAGAACATCTCCACAAGACTAAGGGAAGACTGAGGAATAGAGTTTTTGAACTTTATGCAACTTTGTTTACATCAAGTTTCAAAATGACCTAAACTGTTTCATGTGGATGCTTGAATCTTTTCTAGTACACTGGTGGTGGGCAAGGGGGTGTTGGAAACAGGGCACAGGCATAAGATCCAAGatgtgttttgcctttttttctggaTGACCTCATTAAGTGTATAGTCAAAATGTTTCTCTGATAAGCCTATACCTCTGTAAGTTGTTACTGCCGGATAGTGATAACTGTTTTCCTTTCCCTTAAGATGCCCTCCAAATCCTTGGTTATGGAATATTTGGCTCATCCCAGTGCACTCGGCTTGGCTATTGGAGTTGCTTGTGGCGTGTGTCTGGGCTGGAGCCTCCGAGTACGCTTTGGGATGCTCCCCAAAAGCAAGACTAGCAAGACACACACAGATACTGAAAGTGAAGCAAGCATCTTGGGAGAGAGTGGGGAGTACAAGATGATTCTTGTGGTTCGAAATGACTTAAAGATGGGAAAAGGGAAAGTGGCTGCCCAGTGCTCTCATGCTGCTGTTTCAGCCTACAAGCAGATTCAAAGAAGAAATCCTGAAATGCTCAAGCAATGGGAATACTGTGGCCAGCCCAAGGTGGTGGTCAAAGCTCCTGATGAAGAAACCCTGATTGCATTAT
Protein-coding sequences here:
- the LOC105476844 gene encoding peptidyl-tRNA hydrolase 2, mitochondrial isoform X2; its protein translation is MPSKSLVMEYLAHPSALGLAIGVACGVCLGWSLRVRFGMLPKSKTSKTHTDTESEASILGESGEYKMILVVRNDLKMGKGKVAAQCSHAAVSAYKQIQRRNPEMLKQWEYCGQPKVVVKAPDEETLIALLAHAKMLGLTVSLIQDAGRTQIAPGSQTVLGIGPGPADLIDKVTGHLKLY
- the LOC105476844 gene encoding peptidyl-tRNA hydrolase 2, mitochondrial isoform X1; this encodes MFIRREKLRTLLHPHHPAINSFQCFKHFSGPLCFQLCTLMMPSKSLVMEYLAHPSALGLAIGVACGVCLGWSLRVRFGMLPKSKTSKTHTDTESEASILGESGEYKMILVVRNDLKMGKGKVAAQCSHAAVSAYKQIQRRNPEMLKQWEYCGQPKVVVKAPDEETLIALLAHAKMLGLTVSLIQDAGRTQIAPGSQTVLGIGPGPADLIDKVTGHLKLY